The Chelonia mydas isolate rCheMyd1 chromosome 28, rCheMyd1.pri.v2, whole genome shotgun sequence region ccccaccagggggcACAGGACTGGGGACCCCCCATTGAACCCCGGATCCCCCCAggacccacccccactcccccacggTGCACTGGGCCAGCCACCCCCCCCCAGGCCGGGCTCCCCCCACAATCCCAGCCCCCAATAAAGACACGAGGCGGCTGGGAAGAGGCTGCGAGGCAGGTTTAATGGGCGGGCGCCCCCGGGGGGGGCCCTAGGGGGGGCAGCAGAAGAAGCGGGCGTCGTTGAGGGCCGTGTTGTCCCCCCGCTGGCCCCGGGGCTCCTCCACCCGGGTCTGGAGGCCGCAGACGGAGCCGGAGAGGCAGGGGCGGCTCCAGGGCCCCTCCTGGCCCCCGGCGTCCCCGGCGTCCCCGGCCAGCAGCTCCCCGTCGGAGCAGGCCACGCGCAGGCCGGTGGCGGCCACGTCGTCCCCGGCGTCCGGCTGCGGCTGCACCCCCAGCGAGAAGGCCCGAAGGTAGCCCCGGGGGCAGTACCGGGCGcccagccacctgccccagctgagccgggcgggggagaggaggggttaGATCCGTCCGTCTGCCCGTCCCtccacccagccacccacccgTCCGTCCGtccctccatccatctatccactcacccacccactcaacCATCCACCCACCTGTCCAcccgtctgtccatccatccctccacccGTCCacccatccgtccatccatctatccacccACCTGTCCACCCATCTACCCACCCGTCCAcccttccctccacccacccacctgtcCACCCGTTCGTCCCTCCACCCATCTATCCACCCACCCGCCCACTCAACCGTCCATctctccatccaccccccacccctccacctgtccgtccatccatctatccccccACCTGTCCACCCATCTACCCACCTGTCCACCCGTCCATCCCTCTATCCACCCATCCACCCACTCAACCATCTACCCACCTGTCCACCCATCCGTCCATCTATCCACCCACCCGTCTGCCCACCCGTCCACCcgtccctccacccacccacctgtcCACCCGTCCGTCCCTCCACCCATCTATCCACCCACCCGCCCACTCAACCGTCCGTctctccatccacccccccaaccctccacccgtccgtccatccatctatccccccACCTGTCCACCCGTCCATCCCTCTATCCACCCATCCACCCACTCAACCATCTACCCACCTGTCCACCCATCCGTCCATCTATCCACCCACCCGTCTGCCCACCCATCCGTCCTTCCATCCCTTGGCCCACCTACCCACCCATACATCCATCCGTCCGTCCATCCCTCCACCCACCTACCCACCCGTCtgcccacccacccatcccctcATCCTTGCATCCATCCACCTATCAACCCACCCATCTGTCTACACGTCCCTCCCCTATCCACCCATCTgtccatcccttcctccccccttcaCCCTCATGTCCGTCCCCAGACCCCCAtctgttcctccctccctctccagatGGGGGAttcctcgggggtgggggggctcagaaagggcCCAGCCCTTGGGGGCTGACACAAGGCGGGGTGGGCCCATGGCTGGTGGGGTACGGCGGGGGGGGCTCCGTGCAGGGCTGCCGttagggacccaggcgtccggtaCTCACGCTCCCACGCTGGACTGGACGGTGGAGCCGTCGGAGCAGTGTAGACGGATCCCGTTCAGCCCCGTGTCGTCCTCCCCCGGCGCGTCGCCCTGGTAGGGGTgcacctggggggcgggggggcagagacggggtgaggtgggggggccCCGAGGGTCAGAGAGAGGGCACTGagaggggggatgggaggaggaaaatgggggtgggaaataagggggatggtggggggcagagggataaGGGGGctgttgggggcagaggggggcaggggatgtaAAAGGGGGGTGTATAGGTGAGGAGGGGGGGCTGTTACCTTCAAGGCGAAGCCGTTGGCGTAGCTGGCCGGGGGGCACATCTCCACGGGCCCCCACGCCCCCCGCGGGGCCCCGTTGGGCGCCATGATGACCTGGTTGTAGGGCCGGGGGGCGGGCGCCTCGGCCTGGCCCCCCAGCACGGGccccggggccagcagcaggcagagcagggcgcCGAGCGGCAGCTGCATGGCGGCCGTGGCCGGACTCGGGGTCTGCGGGCTGGGCGCCCGGGGGGCGTTTGTATCCCGGCTGGTCCCTGGGCCAAGGCCAAGGCACACAGGGGCCTTATCTCCCCGGGGCGGGGTCACCGTGACCCAGGCCGCCctgtccccctcccgcccccccttgCACTGTGGACCCGCTGTCCCCGCTGCAGGggggtgcccctcgctcccgacccgcagccccctgcctcagtgGGTCTCGGCAAGCCCGTAgctctgggcgggggagggggtctgaTAGCAGCTGCTGTTACCGTcctggggggcgtgggggggggagtttgtgGGGAGCTTGCAGGTtgagaggccgggggggggggaccccgCATGGCTAACGGATCTGAACAGCTGAGATCTCCGCCCGAGGGGGgctgcggtgtgggaggggggagtggggaggggtgtgggggggggcgaggTGAATTAGGGTGGGAGGTacatgggcaggggggaggggggaattgccTTGGGGGAGCCGAAGggccgaggggggcggggagtcGGGGtgcacggtgtgtgtgtgtgggggggtgacttACAGAGGGAGTGGGTGGAAGCggcaaggccggggggggggggacttggtGTTGAGccaaggggttggggggcagggggggagctaTGGGGGGGGAAGCGGCGCCCGCAGGGTGCCCCACAGCAACAGAGACGGGCGGgggggcgagagagagagagacatttcgGCCTCCTTATCGCTGTTGATTCAGCCTTGCTCGTTTCCTGATAACTAGGTGCTCGCGATAAAGCCACCAACcacttccccccccgcccccccgccttccccagccagcccccccgtCCCCGCCGAGCAGGGTGCAAAGCCCCAGCCAGGAGGAAACCACCGAGATGCAGCCAGGTGGCAAGTGGGGCCCCCCCACAGAccggcagctccccccccccggggccgggAAAGCTGGCGTGATGCCAACGGGGCTCCGGGCTCGTCCCCCCATCTCACTGGTGCAAATGGTGCCCCGGGAGCTGGACCTTCCCCGCTCCGGCCGGGGCACCCCAGGGCCCCGCGAGGCGCCCCCGTCACATGCCAGCGGGCGCGGCGCGGGCGAGGAGCTGGCCGTTCGGGCTGGCCTCGGCCCCGGCCCTTCTCCAGCCAGCCGTGGGGTGGGGACCCCCGAGGGGTGCTGGGCTGAGCTGCCGGAGCAGCCTCCAGAGCTGCCGGgcgtgggggtgaagggggggataT contains the following coding sequences:
- the LOC119564633 gene encoding vitelline membrane outer layer protein 1-like; this encodes MQLPLGALLCLLLAPGPVLGGQAEAPAPRPYNQVIMAPNGAPRGAWGPVEMCPPASYANGFALKVHPYQGDAPGEDDTGLNGIRLHCSDGSTVQSSVGAWGRWLGARYCPRGYLRAFSLGVQPQPDAGDDVAATGLRVACSDGELLAGDAGDAGGQEGPWSRPCLSGSVCGLQTRVEEPRGQRGDNTALNDARFFCCPP